A window of Castanea sativa cultivar Marrone di Chiusa Pesio chromosome 1, ASM4071231v1 contains these coding sequences:
- the LOC142612130 gene encoding E3 ubiquitin-protein ligase CIP8: MAETQPESQTSTESVTNTESSQYWCYRCEKRVTVETLDNIPICNDCKNGFVESLPATLPSPSTPPSGSSDQVDDPTFGSQFLQVLRLMAQAARDEDAPPPPPRDHSPEDDFLRIELDGWYNDEEDEDPNNTEFQNQEEEEEEGNEDEEEEDEDRSSDNEDQENRDRQERDEDDEIQRQRRRDLLRLRIQDVMPRARSGRNRILDWAEILMGLDDTSIEFRLEVPESDRYVGNPEDYVDAEGYEALLQALAENDIGARRGAPPASKSAVSALPTVVIASEIEASVCAICKDMVNVGETATKLPCGHDYHGDCIVPWLGSRNSCPVCRFELPTDDPEYEEERKKSAKASAGGASGSGRNNSVSD; the protein is encoded by the coding sequence ATGGCCGAAACACAGCCTGAGTCCCAGACTTCGACTGAGTCTGTGACCAACACTGAATCCTCACAATACTGGTGCTACCGCTGCGAAAAACGCGTCACCGTCGAAACCCTAGATAATATCCCAATTTGCAACGACTGCAAGAACGGTTTCGTCGAATCGCTTCCCGCCACGTTGCCCTCGCCATCGACTCCGCCTTCTGGATCGTCCGATCAGGTCGATGATCCAACCTTCGGCTCTCAATTCCTTCAGGTTCTCCGCTTGATGGCGCAGGCAGCGCGTGACGAGGACGCGCCTCCACCTCCCCCTCGCGACCATTCGCCTGAGGACGATTTTCTCAGGATTGAGCTTGACGGATGGTATAACGATGAAGAGGATGAAGATCCGAACAACACCGAGTTTCAGAACcaggaggaagaggaagaggaaggaaATGAagatgaggaggaggaggacgAAGATCGCTCATCTGATAACGAGGACCAAGAGAATCGAGATCGGCAAGAGAGAGACGAAGATGATGAAATACAACGGCAAAGGCGGCGTGATCTGCTCCGGCTTCGGATCCAGGACGTTATGCCTCGGGCACGGAGCGGCCGTAACCGGATCTTGGATTGGGCCGAGATTCTCATGGGCTTGGACGACACCTCCATCGAATTCCGCCTCGAAGTCCCTGAATCGGACCGGTACGTTGGCAATCCTGAAGATTACGTCGACGCCGAGGGCTACGAGGCGTTACTGCAAGCCCTGGCGGAGAACGATATCGGAGCAAGAAGAGGCGCGCCGCCTGCTTCAAAATCGGCCGTCTCGGCTTTACCGACGGTGGTGATTGCATCGGAGATAGAGGCTTCAGTCTGCGCTATATGTAAGGACATGGTCAATGTTGGCGAAACCGCCACTAAATTGCCGTGTGGTCATGATTACCACGGCGATTGCATCGTGCCTTGGCTTGGTTCCCGGAATTCTTGCCCGGTTTGTAGGTTCGAGCTTCCGACGGATGATCCTGAATACGAAGAGGAGAGGAAGAAGTCGGCGAAGGCAAGTGCCGGTGGAGCTTCCGGTTCTGGCCGAAACAATTCCGTTTCGgattga